Within Sphingomonas piscis, the genomic segment AAGCATCTTCATTGCTTATGAATACTTCGTTCAAAACACACCACCCCAAAGTTCATCCTAGAGCCGCGGTCTTAACGGGTGCTTGCAATTTGCCGCCAAAATGGTTGCGATAGCGTCGGTCAGTAGCAACAGGCTTATCGAGCAAGCTAGCTGGGCTTACCAATTGAAGGGATGCAAAGCAGTAAGCTTCTGTGCGTTGACCTTTAGCGGACCTTTACAGAGCTCTCGCCTTCAAGGCTTTCGCCGGAAGGCCCAGACTAGTGCAGATAAGCTCGTCAGCAGCGCTGACAGTCCAGCAAGGAATGGCGGATCAAGAACGAGCATAAGAACGACTCCTTCAGGCATCGGTTCTCATAATGTTCCGTGTGTAGGAAAGCTCTTTTTCCATTTGAGACTGTTGTCTAAGACGTTCGCCTTTCCCTGGCCGACGCTTAGCAAGCGCGCACTTTATTTATTACTCGCGAACTCTAGCTACTTCCGCCTTGCCGCAGGCGTGTTCAGGTGAGAAGGCCGTGTCGCCCAGTGGAGCCCACGACCCTACAATGGTAACCGCCAACCCTTCCCTGTCTGGCATTTCGCGCTTGGTTCCTGTCTTGGCCGCCTCGTAAACCGGCCGCTCTTAACGTTGAAGACGCACGTAATTGATCGCTCGCGAACCTTCGTACAACGTCTACAAAGGGCCGGAATTGGAACTATGCTTTGCCTGCCCAAGCAGAGCGCCACGATCAAACTACTCGCATCAACGCGTTGGAATGCAGATGCTGGATGTATGCATCTAGTTGCGCCACTCCGTTGGAAGTAAGCGCCACGAGATCACCTTCGGACTGTTCAACTAGGCCAGCGTCGATGAGAGCGCTCAGCCATCTCCTCGCCGAAGATTCTTGCACATCTGACGATCTAACGACGTCCGCGACGGTCGTCGGCCGAGCGGCCAAATATTCCCGGAACATAGCTAGGAGTATGTCCCAAGCAGGCTCTGCGAACAGGTTTGATGCGAAGAATAACGGACGAGCGCGGCGTGCTTCATACGCTTGGCAAACGAGCCGGTACTTGCCGATGCTATTAAGACCTGTCTTCGGTATGCTCGAGATCTGCAGGCTCTTGGCTATACGATGGATCGCCTCATCGGCCTCGCGCTTCAGAATGGACAGAAGGTCATCCGAACCTTCGTTGCTATTCGCGGGCTTTTCAGGTCCTGAACTCAGATCGGCCATGGCTCGGCCCTTTGTTATCGTTCGGCCGCCAAACGGCAGCTGCCCACTCCAAAATGTCTACCGCTCAAACGATCAACATTTAATGCAGGTCAGTGTTCCTGCTGAACCCAGACGGGGCCCAGCTGGCCTTTGCAAGCACATCTGTAAGCCTGTTAATGGCAAGGTCGAGATGAGCCCCTACGTCAGCCGCATTCCCACTTTCATCCAGTAACTCAAGGGCGACCTGCATATGACTGAGCGCGCCTTTCAGCTTCTGTAAAACGTCATCCATGTAAACACCCGAGCAGTGCAGCGCATTCGGCACGCTGCGAACGCCAAACGAAATAGTCCGACAAATGGTCCATTACGGAAGCCGTGGGAGCGAGCATCACGGAGTTGTTCGGCGCTTCGTTGCCGTGGGTGCAAGCACGTCAATCGAGTGACCGGCTCGCAGTTCCAGAGGATGTTCAGCCATGACTACGGAGCAGGGGATGCCGCCAAGATGCTCCGCTGCTCACAATGTGGTCACAAGGGCGCGGAGATTGCTCCCATGGCGGGAGACGGCTAGCGGAGTCTTGCTTTGGCCACAAACTATGGAGCTAAATATTTGGATGACATCGAGGCCGATGTGAGGCGCACCGTCGCTAC encodes:
- a CDS encoding helix-turn-helix domain-containing protein, coding for MADLSSGPEKPANSNEGSDDLLSILKREADEAIHRIAKSLQISSIPKTGLNSIGKYRLVCQAYEARRARPLFFASNLFAEPAWDILLAMFREYLAARPTTVADVVRSSDVQESSARRWLSALIDAGLVEQSEGDLVALTSNGVAQLDAYIQHLHSNALMRVV